From Streptomyces sp. NBC_00775, one genomic window encodes:
- a CDS encoding RsmB/NOP family class I SAM-dependent RNA methyltransferase yields the protein MSEQSRRPHKPGKPYRRPQKDPVRMLAFEALRAVDERDAYANLVLPPLLRKAREKGDFDGRDAALATELVYGTLRRQGTYDAVIAACVDRPLREVDPPVLDVLSLGAHQLLGTRIPTHAAVSASVELARVVLGDGRAKFVNAVLRKVAQQDLDGWLEQVAPPYEEDPEEHLAVVHSHPRWVVSALWDSLGGGRAGIEDLLEADNERPEVTLVARPGRSTADELLDAVGDESGLPGRWSPYAVRLTEGGEPGAIDAVREGRAGVQDEGSQLVALALANAPLDGPDKAWLDGCAGPGGKAAMLAGLAAERGALLLASEKQPHRAGLVAKALAGNPGPYQVIAADGTRPPWLPGTFDRVLMDVPCTGLGALRRRPEARWRRRPEDLDGFAPLQRGLLRTALDSVRVGGVVGYATCSPHLAETRAVVDDVLKHYDGGSAELLDARPLLPGVPALGDGPDVQLWPHLHGTDAMYLALIRRTA from the coding sequence GTGAGTGAGCAGTCCCGTCGGCCGCACAAGCCCGGCAAGCCCTACCGCCGTCCCCAGAAGGACCCGGTCCGTATGCTCGCCTTCGAGGCGCTGCGGGCCGTGGACGAGCGGGACGCGTACGCGAACCTCGTTCTGCCGCCGCTGCTGCGGAAGGCGCGCGAGAAGGGTGACTTCGACGGGCGGGACGCGGCGCTGGCCACCGAGCTGGTGTACGGGACGCTGCGCCGGCAGGGGACGTACGACGCTGTCATCGCGGCCTGTGTCGACCGGCCGCTCAGGGAAGTCGATCCGCCCGTGCTCGATGTGCTCAGCCTCGGTGCGCATCAGCTGCTCGGCACGCGCATTCCCACGCACGCCGCGGTGTCGGCCTCCGTCGAGCTCGCCCGGGTCGTGCTCGGCGACGGGCGGGCCAAGTTCGTCAACGCCGTGCTGCGCAAGGTCGCGCAGCAGGATCTCGACGGCTGGCTGGAGCAGGTCGCGCCGCCCTACGAAGAGGACCCCGAGGAGCATCTCGCGGTCGTGCACTCCCACCCACGCTGGGTCGTCTCCGCGCTGTGGGACTCCCTCGGCGGTGGCCGTGCCGGGATCGAGGATCTGCTCGAAGCCGACAACGAGCGGCCCGAGGTCACGCTCGTCGCCCGGCCCGGGCGCTCCACCGCCGACGAGCTCCTCGACGCCGTCGGGGACGAGTCCGGGCTGCCGGGGCGCTGGTCTCCCTACGCCGTGCGGCTCACCGAGGGCGGTGAGCCGGGCGCCATCGACGCCGTGCGCGAGGGCCGTGCGGGCGTCCAGGACGAGGGCAGCCAACTGGTCGCGCTCGCCCTCGCCAACGCACCCCTCGACGGACCCGACAAGGCCTGGCTGGACGGCTGCGCAGGACCCGGCGGCAAGGCCGCCATGCTCGCCGGGCTCGCCGCCGAACGCGGTGCCCTGCTGCTCGCCTCCGAGAAGCAACCGCACCGGGCCGGCCTGGTGGCGAAGGCGCTCGCGGGCAACCCCGGCCCGTACCAGGTCATCGCCGCCGACGGCACCCGTCCGCCGTGGCTGCCCGGCACCTTCGACCGCGTGCTCATGGACGTGCCCTGCACGGGCCTTGGCGCCCTGCGCCGCCGTCCCGAGGCCCGCTGGCGGCGCCGCCCCGAGGATCTGGACGGCTTCGCGCCGCTCCAGCGCGGGCTGCTGCGCACGGCGCTCGACTCCGTACGGGTCGGCGGCGTCGTCGGGTACGCGACCTGCTCGCCGCACCTCGCCGAGACCCGCGCGGTCGTCGACGACGTGCTCAAGCACTACGACGGCGGCTCCGCGGAGCTGCTCGACGCCCGCCCGCTCCTGCCGGGCGTACCGGCCCTGGGCGACGGCCCCGACGTACAGCTGTGGCCGCATCTGCACGGGACGGACGCCATGTATCTGGCACTGATCCGCCGGACCGCCTGA